In one window of Streptosporangium album DNA:
- a CDS encoding bifunctional aminoglycoside phosphotransferase/ATP-binding protein, producing the protein MGSWAQIKETHIAVVVLLGDHAFKLKKPVSLGFLDFTTREARQAACHREVELNRRLAPDVYEGVADVLGPDGEVCDHLVVMRRMPEDRRLAAMIRSGKPVEEHLRQIARMVAGMHGRSRHGPEIDREGGREALRSRWTASFGEVRALPDAVLDPEAVEEIERLTLRFLDGRAPLFAARVNEGRIVDGHGDLLAEDIFCLDDGPRILDCLEFDERLRSVDGLDDAAFLAMDLERLGAPRLAETFLHWYAEFTDDHAPPSLWHHYVAYRAFVRAKVACLRQRQGDPGSGGEARLLAELTLRHLRAGAIPLILVGGSPGTGKSTLAAALADRLGYTLLGSDRIRKELFGISPEQHASAPFGEGIYDREHTERAYAEMLLRAEMLLHLGEPVILDASWIDAGHRTAAERVARRTSSDLAALRCTALPQVAAERLARRTGAISDADQAIATAMAAMAAPWPDAIEIDTSPTTEQAVERALTAIALSPATVPWRFRRPQMEPG; encoded by the coding sequence ATGGGATCATGGGCGCAGATCAAGGAGACACACATCGCCGTCGTGGTCCTCCTCGGAGACCACGCCTTCAAGCTCAAGAAGCCGGTGAGCCTCGGCTTCCTGGACTTCACCACCAGAGAGGCCCGGCAGGCTGCCTGTCACAGGGAGGTGGAACTCAACCGGCGGCTGGCCCCGGACGTCTACGAGGGCGTCGCCGACGTGCTGGGCCCGGACGGAGAGGTCTGCGACCATCTCGTCGTGATGCGGCGCATGCCGGAGGATCGCCGCCTCGCCGCCATGATCCGGTCGGGGAAGCCGGTCGAGGAGCACCTGCGGCAGATCGCCCGGATGGTGGCGGGCATGCACGGCCGATCCCGCCACGGGCCGGAGATCGACCGGGAGGGGGGAAGGGAGGCGCTACGGTCACGCTGGACCGCGAGCTTCGGCGAGGTCCGAGCGCTTCCCGACGCCGTCCTCGACCCCGAAGCCGTCGAGGAGATCGAACGGCTCACATTGCGCTTCCTCGACGGCCGCGCTCCCCTGTTCGCCGCCCGTGTCAACGAGGGCCGCATCGTCGACGGCCACGGCGACCTGCTCGCCGAGGACATCTTCTGCCTGGACGACGGGCCGCGGATCCTGGACTGCCTGGAGTTCGACGAACGGCTCCGCTCCGTCGACGGCCTCGACGACGCGGCCTTCCTGGCCATGGACCTGGAGCGGCTCGGGGCACCCCGGCTGGCCGAGACGTTCCTGCACTGGTACGCCGAGTTCACCGACGATCACGCCCCGCCCTCCCTGTGGCACCACTATGTCGCCTACCGGGCCTTCGTCCGCGCCAAGGTCGCCTGCCTCCGGCAGCGACAGGGCGACCCCGGTTCCGGCGGAGAGGCCCGCCTGCTCGCCGAACTCACTCTGCGCCATCTGCGAGCGGGAGCGATCCCCCTGATCCTGGTCGGCGGATCACCCGGAACCGGCAAGTCGACCCTGGCCGCCGCCCTCGCCGACCGCCTCGGCTACACGCTGCTGGGCAGCGACCGCATCCGCAAGGAGCTCTTCGGCATCTCGCCCGAACAGCACGCGTCCGCCCCTTTCGGCGAGGGCATCTACGACCGGGAGCACACCGAGCGCGCCTACGCCGAGATGCTCTTACGAGCCGAGATGCTGCTTCACCTTGGCGAACCGGTCATCCTGGACGCCTCCTGGATCGACGCCGGCCATCGGACGGCGGCCGAGCGCGTCGCCCGGCGCACCTCCAGTGACCTCGCGGCCCTACGCTGCACGGCCCTGCCGCAGGTCGCCGCCGAGCGTCTCGCCCGCCGTACCGGCGCGATCTCGGACGCCGACCAGGCGATCGCCACAGCCATGGCGGCGATGGCGGCTCCCTGGCCCGACGCGATCGAGATCGACACCAGCCCGACCACGGAACAGGCGGTGGAGCGGGCACTGACGGCGATCGCCCTCTCCCCCGCCACCGTGCCCTGGCGCTTCCGGCGCCCCCAGATGGAGCCTGGCTGA
- a CDS encoding Lrp/AsnC family transcriptional regulator — MIAYGRRQEIDLVLHREHRGVLGEQRESGYRAALDANALGLTFEALVFVTMRAADRDTVDAFEQAVAAIPHILQAQRLFGDPDHLLRVITRDLPALQKLYDDRLATLPGVQRLSATLS; from the coding sequence GTGATCGCCTACGGCAGGCGCCAGGAGATTGATCTTGTACTCCACCGTGAGCACCGAGGTGTTCTCGGGGAACAACGTGAAAGCGGCTACCGTGCCGCCCTCGACGCCAACGCCCTCGGCCTCACCTTCGAGGCCCTCGTCTTCGTCACCATGCGCGCCGCAGACCGCGACACCGTCGACGCCTTCGAACAGGCCGTCGCCGCCATCCCCCACATCCTGCAAGCCCAACGGCTCTTCGGTGACCCCGACCACCTCCTGCGCGTCATCACCCGCGACCTGCCCGCCCTCCAGAAGCTCTACGACGACCGCCTGGCCACCCTGCCCGGCGTCCAACGCCTCAGCGCCACCCTCTCATGA